ACTTCCTCGACGACGCTGTGCGCCGCGCGGCCGACCGCGCTCATCGCGCGGGCGCTGAAGTAGAACACGACGGCGCTGCCGATGAGGAGGCCCGAGAGCACGTACGGGTTGCTGATGTCGAAGGTGACGTCCACCCAGCTTGCGCCCCAGTGCTTCGCGCCGGCCACGTTCGTGTGGTCGACGAAGTCCGCGAAGAGGACGAGCGTCGCGAGCGCGGCCGAGCCGATCGCGTAGCCCTTCGTCGTGGCCTTCGTCGTGTTGCCGACCGCGTCGAGCGCGTCCGTGACCTTGCGGACGTCCTTCGGCATGTCGCTCATCTCGGCGACGCCGCCCGCGTTGTCCGTGATGGGACCGTAGGTGTCGAGCGCGACCACCATGCCGGCGACCGAAAGCATGCCGACCGCCGCCATCGCGACGCCGTAGAGGCCGAGTCCGGGCGCAGCGGCCTCGCCGAGCACGAAGGAGCTGATGAGGCTCGCGACGACGAGGAGCACCGGGACGAGGACGCTCTCGAGGCCGACCGCGAGGCCCTGGATGATGTTGGTCGCGGGGCCCGTCGTCGAGGCGTCGACGATGCCGCGCACCGGCTTGTAGCCCTGGCTCGTGTAGTAGTCCGTGATGAACACCAGCGCGAGCGTGAGCGCGAGGCCGATGAACGACGCGTAGAGGAAGTTGACGTGGATCTGCGGGAAGAACGCCGCGTGCACGCCGAAGAAGCCGATCGCGCTCACGACGACCGTCGCGATGACGCCCATGTAGAGGGCCATCATGATGTTCCCGCTCTTCGGGAGGCGGACGCCGAAGATGCCGACGATCGAGGCGAGGATCGCGAAGCTGCCGAGGGTCAGCGGGAAGAGGACGCCCGCCTCGCCGTAGCCGCCGAAGCCGCCCGTGCCCGCGAAGACGCCCGCGGTCGCCGCGAGGGTCATCGCCGCAACCAGCGTCACGACGTACGTCTCGAAGAGGTCCGCGCCCATGCCGGCGCAGTCGCCGACGTTGTCGCCGACGTTGTCCGCGATGACGGCCGGGTTGCGCGGGTCGTCCTCGGGGATGCCGGCCTCGACCTTGCCGACGAGGTCCGCGCCGACGTCGGCGGCCTTCGTGTAGATGCCGCCCGCGATGCGCGCGAAGAGCGTGATGAGCGACGCGCCGAACGCGAAGCCGATGAGGGTGAGGGGGATCTCCACGACGGGCATCATCGTGCGGAAGATCATGTAGAGGCCGGCGATGCCGAGGATGCCGAGGCCGACGACCGCGAAGCCGTTGACGGCGCCCGCGCGGAAGGAGAGCGAGAGCGCCTCCTTGAGGCCCTTCTTCGCGCTCTCGGCGACGCGCGCGTTCGCGCGCACCGAGGTCGCCATGCCGATGTAGCCCGCGAGGGCCGAGAAGACGGCGCCGACGACGAAGCCGGCCGCGGTGTAGTACCAGAACGCGTCGCCGGTGTAGAACCCGACAAGCGCGAAGACGATCGTGAGGAGGGCCGCGAAGGCCGCGACGACCGTGTATTCGACCTTGATGAACGCCATCGCGCCTTCGCGGACGGCCTTCGAGATCTCCTGCATGCGCTCGTTGCCGGGGCTCGCGCGCATGACGCCCGCCGCGAGGACCGCGGAGAAGACGAGGGCGAGGAGACCGGCGGCGGCACCGATGAGGGCAAAGTCGTAGGCCACGGGACAACCTTCCTTCGATTGGACGGGCGGCGAAAGGGAAACCGGGATAAAACAGTTTCCACGGCTAACGGGCGGGGTCGGGCCAGACGCCGAGATGCGCGAGCCTGAACGCGCCGCCTCCGCACACGGGAAGCGATCCGGAGGTTTCATCCCGGGGGGGCGCGAACGAGAACGCGCCCGCGAAGCCGGGCTCGACGCGGAAGGTGACCGGGCCGGGGCCGTCGAAATCGTCCCCTCGAATGTCGCATGAGGGGTTTGATCCGCGCGACTCGAGGACGAGCACGTCGCGCGATCGTTGGAGTCGCAGATGGTAGGGCGGCTCACCGATTTCGAAATGGAGCAGGTGAATGTTCGAAACGAGGAGTCTCGACGTGTTGGCTTCCAGGACTTCGACGGCGAGCATGGCGCTCGTCACAACCTCACCCGAGGCGGTGAGGGTCTGATTCGGCGCGTCGAGGTGGTAGGCCCCGTGAACGGTCACGCGTTCCCGGTTTTCAAACCGAAGGGACTCACTCTCCGCTTCAAGGCGGACCACCAAGACGCCGCGATAGGCGTCGACGTTGGATTCGGGAGGGTTACTCATGCCCGATGCCGGCGGGTCTCCCGTGGGCATCGCGACACAACCGGCGAGAAGAATCGTCGGGACCCATATCCAACTGAAGGCTCTAGATATCATCGACTATCAATTCCGATGCCCCAAAGTCCTTCGGCTTTGTGGGCGCTGCAAGGGGTCGGGGTCAGAGAGCCACCCGTCCCGCTCGTCCGTCGGCCGCCGAAGATATGTTCTTCGCATGGGTGCGGACCGGACCATTTGCCGTTCAGGTAGTCGACGTACCATGGAGTGGTTGAAGGGCCATATTCGCTCGGATAGTTATGAATGCTTCCGGACGTTCGGTACTCGGGGCGGCATTGTGGCGAACAGAAATATGCCCATAGCTGCGTGTAACCTCGTACGCCCCCAAAGTCAATGTCGCATGCAATCGCCCCCGGTTTATACCAACTTCCGCATTCGTAGTGATCGACCTTCCCATCATAATAGTGATGGGCGTCGCCGCCTCGCCGGGGGGGAAGGATTTCGCGACGTGGGTCCGGCAGTTCGATGACGTAATGATCGGACCAGGAAAATGAAGTAGGATTGCCTTGCTCGTCGAGAGGGATCTTGAGGATGGGGGGTCGCGCGCCTGCGCAGATGGGGGGCACTCTGAAGGTTCCATTTTCGACTTTCTCGCACACCACGGGTTGGCCGGAATCCGGGAGAAAGGTCATGACGTCAAGGACGACCGTGTCGTATCGCGAATCGGCTTGACTTTTCACGAGGGGGTGAGGGAGGAGTAATGCAAGCACAAGCATCAGGCCGAGGGCGACGCGCATGCGGTGCTATGGCGGGGGGGGGGTAAAAATATCTCGAAAAGTCGTACGTGGAATACGGCGATTCGTTAGGTTCGGCCGCGCCGAGCCTCGATCTCCTGCTTCAAGGCATCGAGGCGGGCCCGCTTCGCGGCCTCGTCCTCGACGGGAACTTCCCGCGTGCCGCGACGCGCGAAGCGGTCCTTGAGGCGCGCGACGAACCCGACCCTCGGGGCGCGTTCGGCCCGCGGCGCGCGCGCGAAGCGGGCGAGAAGGCCCCGCTTGGGGCGCGCTTCGTCCTGCGAAGCGCGCGCTTCTCGCGGCGCGCGTCGGAACCGGTCGAGAAGCGAGCGCTTCGCCGGCGGCGCGGGTTCGGGCGCGGGCGCCCCGGACTCGGCGGGAGCCGGTACGGGTTCGCTCGTCTTCGCGCGGCGGGGGATCTTGACCGGAATCGTGCGAACGCCCCGCTTCGCGTCGGCCTTCGCGGCCTTCTTGAGACGGACTTCGAGCACGTCGGCTTCGAGCTGGGTTTCGAACGCGGCTTCCTCGCGCTCGCCGGGCGTGAGGACGCGCTTCGCGGCGCCGGCCCCGACCGCCGCGGCGGCGAGGTCGTCGAGGAGGTCGACTTCGAGCGCGCTCGTCGCGCGCCACGTGCCGAGGTAGACGAGGAGCGTCGCGACGAACGCGACGTAGGCGAGGACCGTGACGAGGACCCACGTGTCCGTGTCCGGCATGAGGGCGAGCATGAGGACGCCCGCGAGGAAGACGAGGAGCGTGGTCGTCCAGAAGGCGCGGCGCGGCCGCGCGGCGTACGCGAGGACGCGCAGCTCGGCCTCCTGTTCCGCAAAGGGCTGGTAGACGCCGACGTAGCCGCTGCGGTGGAAGGTTTCGCCCGCGGGCGCGAGGCCCTCGAACCGGACGCGGGCGCGCGTGTGCTCCGTGACGAGGGCGCCGCGCGCGGCGAGGCGCGCCCGGACGGCGTCGACGACGGCGGGACCGTCGGCGTCCTCGAGGAAGGCGCGCTTCATGACGGGCGTTGGATCACCGGGCCGCCTAAGAAGGTTGTCGATCCCGCCTTTGAGCCACCCGCGGCCGCCATGTCGCCCGACCGCCTGCCCGCCGGCCTACATGCCGGGGATGTGGCCCTCGAGCGTGAGGAACGCGCGGGAGCGCATGTAGACGTTCGGGATGTTCTTCGCGCGCAGGCGCGCGCGGAGGACCTTGTCGTTCGTGACGACGGTCGCGTTCATCTTCTCCGCGAGGCGGAGGATGCCCGTGTCGCCCTCGCCGGGCGACTCGATGATGCGGAAGGTCTTCGCGAGCTCGACCGCCATGCGGGCCTCGGCGGCCTCCTTGCCGCCGACCTCGGCCGCGAGGGCCTTGAGCTCGTCGACGACGATCGAGGGGACCGCGACCTCGTGCGCGATGTTGAGGATGCGCTTCAGCTCGGCTTCGATGTCGATGTGGAACTGGAACTGCATCATGAGCGCGTTCGCGTCGAGGAGCACGACGCGCTTCTCGCTCTTGCCGACGGGAAGCGTCGGCGCGGCCGGGGCCTTCATCGGCGCGACGGTCGCGCGCGGCTTCGGCGCGT
The Candidatus Thermoplasmatota archaeon DNA segment above includes these coding regions:
- a CDS encoding sodium-translocating pyrophosphatase — protein: MAYDFALIGAAAGLLALVFSAVLAAGVMRASPGNERMQEISKAVREGAMAFIKVEYTVVAAFAALLTIVFALVGFYTGDAFWYYTAAGFVVGAVFSALAGYIGMATSVRANARVAESAKKGLKEALSLSFRAGAVNGFAVVGLGILGIAGLYMIFRTMMPVVEIPLTLIGFAFGASLITLFARIAGGIYTKAADVGADLVGKVEAGIPEDDPRNPAVIADNVGDNVGDCAGMGADLFETYVVTLVAAMTLAATAGVFAGTGGFGGYGEAGVLFPLTLGSFAILASIVGIFGVRLPKSGNIMMALYMGVIATVVVSAIGFFGVHAAFFPQIHVNFLYASFIGLALTLALVFITDYYTSQGYKPVRGIVDASTTGPATNIIQGLAVGLESVLVPVLLVVASLISSFVLGEAAAPGLGLYGVAMAAVGMLSVAGMVVALDTYGPITDNAGGVAEMSDMPKDVRKVTDALDAVGNTTKATTKGYAIGSAALATLVLFADFVDHTNVAGAKHWGASWVDVTFDISNPYVLSGLLIGSAVVFYFSARAMSAVGRAAHSVVEEVRRQFKDGEIMAGKRKPDYAACVKIVTNAALKEMAVPGALAVGAPLLVGFLLGPAALGGLLIGVIVSGFSMALLMSNAGGAWDNGKKSFESGVHGGKGSDAHKAAVVGDTVGDPFKDTAGPAINPLIKAINTISVIFAALFVAFMSL